A single genomic interval of Methylophilales bacterium MBRSF5 harbors:
- a CDS encoding amidophosphoribosyltransferase, protein MCGVIGIVSNNPVNQMLYDGLLVLQHRGQDAAGIVTTDGNRFYMHKNNGLVKDVFQTRHMRNLIGNAGIAHARYPTAGSSSAAEAQPFYVNSPYGIVLGHNGNLTNSSKLKQDMFKQDLRHINTNSDSEVLINVLAHELVDSSKKSVLTTDMIFDAVTSLYSRCSGAFAVVSMIANFGLLAFRDPHGIRPLVVGKREMGDGPEYIVASESVALDVLGFELLRDVEPGEAIFIDLNGNFYSKKCVSDKKVSPCIFEYVYLARPDSVIDGVSVYQTRLNMGETLAEKIKSVLKDEKIDVVIPIPDTSRPTALQVAQKLKTDFKEGFVKNRYIGRTFIMPGQETRKKSVRQKLNPITIEFKGKSVLLIDDSIVRGTTSKEIVEMARDAGAKKVFLASAAPPVKFPNVYGIDMPSRNELIAFDKSEAEICEEIGADGVIYQELDALKKNVTKENKQLTEFDASCFDGRYVTDDIDENYLNLIESVRADSSASFKPKNSITQLDLNLITNQDSDDVDEVLEL, encoded by the coding sequence ATGTGTGGAGTCATTGGAATTGTTTCTAATAACCCTGTCAATCAGATGCTATATGATGGACTTTTAGTATTGCAGCATAGAGGTCAAGATGCCGCCGGAATTGTTACCACAGACGGCAATAGATTTTACATGCATAAAAATAATGGCCTCGTAAAAGACGTATTTCAAACCCGGCATATGAGAAATTTGATTGGAAATGCGGGAATAGCTCATGCTAGGTATCCGACGGCTGGATCTTCTTCGGCAGCTGAAGCTCAACCATTCTATGTAAACTCACCTTACGGCATTGTACTTGGTCATAATGGTAATTTAACTAACTCTAGCAAGCTAAAACAAGATATGTTTAAACAAGATTTAAGACATATCAATACCAACTCTGATTCTGAGGTTCTCATAAACGTATTGGCTCATGAGCTTGTTGATTCATCTAAAAAAAGCGTGCTTACAACGGATATGATATTTGATGCTGTTACCTCTCTATATAGCAGATGTAGTGGTGCTTTTGCGGTTGTATCCATGATTGCTAACTTTGGTTTACTTGCCTTTAGAGATCCCCATGGAATTAGACCTTTGGTTGTGGGTAAAAGAGAAATGGGTGATGGTCCAGAATACATTGTTGCTTCAGAGAGTGTGGCTTTAGATGTATTAGGTTTTGAGTTATTGAGAGACGTAGAACCGGGAGAGGCAATATTTATTGATCTTAATGGAAATTTTTATTCAAAAAAATGTGTGAGTGATAAGAAAGTTAGCCCTTGTATCTTTGAGTATGTATATCTGGCAAGACCTGATTCGGTAATCGATGGGGTTTCTGTTTATCAAACTCGTCTAAATATGGGGGAAACATTAGCAGAAAAAATTAAATCTGTACTAAAAGATGAAAAGATTGATGTAGTGATTCCTATTCCAGACACCAGTAGACCTACAGCTTTGCAAGTTGCGCAAAAGTTAAAAACAGATTTTAAAGAGGGGTTTGTTAAGAATAGATACATAGGTCGTACATTTATCATGCCCGGTCAGGAAACAAGAAAAAAATCAGTCAGACAAAAATTAAATCCAATTACAATTGAATTCAAAGGGAAAAGTGTGCTGCTGATCGATGATTCAATCGTCAGAGGAACCACATCAAAAGAAATTGTTGAAATGGCTCGTGACGCAGGTGCAAAGAAAGTTTTTCTGGCCTCCGCTGCGCCACCAGTAAAATTTCCAAATGTGTATGGGATTGACATGCCATCTCGCAATGAACTGATTGCTTTTGATAAATCAGAGGCTGAGATCTGTGAGGAAATTGGTGCCGATGGTGTGATATATCAGGAGTTAGATGCCCTAAAAAAGAATGTGACCAAAGAAAATAAACAATTGACTGAGTTTGATGCATCTTGTTTTGATGGTCGTTACGTCACGGATGACATTGATGAAAATTATCTTAATTTGATTGAGTCAGTAAGGGCAGATTCATCAGCCAGCTTTAAACCAAAAAACTCAATTACCCAACTTGATTTAAATTTAATCACTAATCAAGATAGTGATGACGTCGACGAGGTTCTTGAGCTTTAG
- a CDS encoding O-succinylhomoserine sulfhydrylase (catalyzes the conversion of O-succinylhomoserine into homocysteine) yields MKNKNKNKNFETDAVRAGIERSQFGEHSEGLFLTSSFVFKNAQEAAKRFSGEEPGNVYSRFTNPTVKAFEERLASLEGAEQCIATSSGMSAILAAFMALCKPGDHVVVSKSIFGTSVQLFNNFLAKWGLNISFVDLPDLNAWEAATTKNTKFYFLETPSNPLTEIVDLKKLSQLAKSKKVKLIVDNCFCTPALQKPIDLGADIIIHSATKYLDGQGRCLGGAVLGKKRLMNQVYTFLRNSGVSLSPFNAWVFLKGLETLKIRMDQQSDNAIKLANYLEKNKNIAKVYYPGLKSHPQHNTSLAQQSSGGAVLSFVVKGGQKAAWKIINKTKLMSITANLGDTKTTITHPATTTHSRLTQEQRDDAGIDNGLVRIAVGLEHIDDIIADLNI; encoded by the coding sequence ATGAAAAATAAAAATAAAAATAAAAATTTTGAAACTGATGCGGTACGAGCAGGAATTGAACGATCTCAGTTTGGAGAACATTCTGAGGGATTATTTCTTACATCAAGTTTTGTTTTTAAGAATGCACAAGAGGCAGCAAAACGTTTTTCTGGTGAGGAACCAGGGAATGTCTACAGTCGATTTACCAATCCAACAGTAAAAGCTTTTGAAGAAAGGCTGGCATCACTTGAAGGTGCAGAGCAATGTATTGCAACGTCCTCTGGAATGTCTGCAATTCTGGCTGCATTTATGGCTCTTTGTAAACCAGGGGATCATGTGGTTGTATCCAAAAGTATATTTGGTACTTCTGTTCAATTGTTCAATAATTTTTTAGCTAAGTGGGGGCTAAATATTAGCTTTGTTGACCTACCTGATTTGAATGCTTGGGAAGCAGCAACTACAAAAAATACTAAATTTTATTTTTTAGAAACCCCTTCAAACCCATTAACAGAAATTGTAGACTTAAAAAAATTATCTCAATTGGCTAAATCAAAAAAGGTTAAATTAATTGTAGACAATTGTTTTTGTACTCCAGCCTTACAAAAACCAATTGATCTCGGCGCTGACATCATTATTCATTCAGCAACAAAGTATTTAGACGGCCAGGGAAGATGTCTGGGCGGTGCTGTTCTTGGTAAAAAAAGACTAATGAATCAGGTTTATACCTTTTTAAGAAATTCAGGAGTTTCTCTCAGTCCTTTTAATGCATGGGTATTTTTAAAAGGCTTAGAAACATTAAAAATTAGAATGGACCAACAATCTGATAATGCAATCAAACTGGCAAATTATCTTGAAAAAAATAAAAACATTGCAAAAGTTTACTATCCCGGTCTAAAAAGTCATCCACAACATAACACGTCCTTAGCACAACAATCCTCTGGCGGTGCTGTTTTATCATTTGTTGTAAAAGGTGGACAAAAGGCTGCATGGAAAATCATCAATAAAACAAAGTTAATGTCCATCACAGCTAATTTAGGTGATACAAAAACGACCATCACTCATCCAGCGACAACGACTCACTCTCGCTTAACTCAAGAACAAAGAGATGATGCGGGCATTGATAATGGTTTAGTTCGTATCGCTGTTGGGTTAGAACATATTGATGACATTATTGCTGATTTAAACATCTAA
- a CDS encoding DNA gyrase subunit A, with product MNQFAKETLPVSLEDEMKKSYLDYAMSVIVGRALPDVRDGLKPVHRRVLYAMHELSNSYNRPYKKSARIVGDVIGKYHPHGDTAAYDTIVRMAQDFSLRYMLVDGQGNFGSIDGDNAAAMRYTEIRMSKISHELLADIDKDTVDFGPNYDGSENEPLIMPTRIPNLLINGSSGIAVGMATNIPPHNLTEVINACVEILDNPNISIDELLNFIPGPDFPTAGIIHGNSGIKEGYRTGRGRVVMRARTHFEETDKGKREVIIIDELPYQVNKKNLLEKIAELVNDKKLEGISDLRDESDKSGMRVVIELKRGEIPDVVLNNLYKQTQLQDSFGINMVALIDGQPKLLNLKQVLDAFLNHRREVITRRTVFELRKARERGHILEGLAVALENVDEMIKIIKSSPSPLEAKTELMQREWKSTVVSSMLKKGDATQYRPEGLLSVYGLKENGYKLSDIQAQEILQMRLQRLTGLEQDKIVSEYKEIMDVIADLIDILNKPDRVTTIIKTELEEIKDTFGDDRRSEIVENAEDLSIEDLIAPQDMVVTLSHTGYIKAQALDDYRAQKRGGRGKQATATKDDDFIDQMFVANSHDNILCFSSRGQVYWLKVYEVPQGSRVSRGKPIVNLFPLMPGEKINAILTVKEFVDNEYIFMATAKGTVKKTPLSDFSNPRKSGIIAIKLDNGDYLIGAGITKGENDIVLVSNHGKAVWFGESDVRSMGRNARGVRGMKLTDGGEVLSLLIAENEAQSVMVATENGYGKRTQLSEFRRSGRGTQGVKAIQVSDRNGQVVGAKLVDDHDELMLITTGGVLIRTRVSEIRELGRATQGVTLINLGDDEKLRGLEKVAESEHHDEEDGDIDS from the coding sequence ATGAATCAATTTGCCAAAGAAACTTTACCTGTAAGCCTTGAAGATGAAATGAAAAAATCCTATCTCGATTACGCCATGAGCGTTATCGTTGGAAGGGCACTTCCTGATGTTCGAGATGGATTAAAACCTGTTCATAGACGTGTCTTGTATGCAATGCATGAACTCAGTAATAGCTACAACCGACCATATAAAAAGTCTGCAAGAATTGTTGGTGATGTGATTGGTAAATACCATCCCCATGGAGATACAGCCGCATACGACACTATCGTTAGGATGGCACAAGATTTTAGCTTGAGATACATGCTCGTCGACGGTCAAGGTAACTTTGGTTCCATTGATGGCGACAATGCCGCGGCTATGCGATATACTGAAATTAGGATGTCGAAGATATCACACGAACTTCTCGCGGATATTGATAAAGACACTGTGGATTTTGGGCCAAACTATGATGGATCAGAAAATGAACCATTAATTATGCCTACAAGAATACCAAATCTACTGATTAATGGTAGTTCTGGCATTGCTGTTGGGATGGCAACCAATATTCCCCCTCATAATTTGACTGAAGTAATCAACGCTTGCGTAGAAATTCTTGATAACCCAAACATATCAATTGATGAGCTTTTAAACTTTATCCCTGGTCCTGACTTTCCAACGGCAGGCATTATTCATGGAAATTCAGGAATTAAGGAGGGATATCGAACTGGACGTGGCAGAGTTGTAATGCGGGCCAGAACCCATTTTGAAGAAACTGATAAGGGCAAGAGAGAGGTAATCATTATTGATGAACTTCCTTACCAAGTGAATAAGAAAAACTTACTCGAGAAAATTGCAGAATTAGTCAACGATAAAAAACTTGAAGGAATTTCTGATTTAAGAGATGAATCGGACAAATCAGGAATGAGAGTTGTTATTGAATTAAAAAGAGGTGAAATACCTGATGTAGTTTTAAATAATCTTTATAAACAAACTCAATTACAAGATTCATTTGGAATTAACATGGTGGCATTAATTGATGGTCAACCGAAGCTGTTAAATCTAAAACAAGTCCTAGATGCTTTCTTAAATCATAGGCGAGAGGTCATCACACGAAGAACTGTTTTTGAATTAAGAAAGGCTCGAGAAAGAGGACATATTCTTGAGGGTTTAGCGGTAGCATTAGAGAACGTTGATGAGATGATTAAGATAATTAAATCATCCCCATCTCCATTAGAAGCAAAGACTGAATTAATGCAAAGAGAGTGGAAATCAACCGTTGTATCATCAATGCTTAAGAAAGGTGATGCCACACAATACAGGCCAGAGGGTTTATTGTCAGTCTATGGCTTAAAAGAAAATGGCTATAAGTTATCTGACATTCAGGCACAAGAAATTCTGCAAATGAGACTGCAAAGATTGACAGGTCTTGAACAAGATAAGATTGTTAGCGAATATAAAGAAATAATGGACGTTATTGCCGATTTAATAGATATTCTTAACAAGCCAGATCGTGTAACTACTATTATAAAAACTGAGCTTGAAGAAATTAAAGATACATTCGGTGATGACAGACGAAGTGAGATAGTTGAAAATGCAGAGGATTTGTCAATCGAGGATCTGATTGCACCTCAAGACATGGTAGTGACTTTATCGCATACTGGATATATTAAAGCTCAAGCACTTGATGATTATCGTGCTCAAAAACGAGGTGGTCGTGGTAAGCAAGCTACGGCAACAAAAGATGATGATTTTATAGATCAGATGTTTGTTGCGAATTCCCACGACAATATCTTATGTTTTTCAAGTCGCGGGCAAGTCTATTGGTTGAAGGTTTATGAAGTTCCTCAGGGAAGCAGAGTCAGTCGTGGCAAGCCAATAGTGAACTTATTCCCTCTTATGCCTGGTGAAAAAATTAATGCAATATTAACGGTCAAGGAATTTGTTGATAATGAGTACATATTCATGGCTACAGCCAAAGGAACTGTTAAGAAAACACCTCTATCAGATTTCTCCAATCCAAGAAAATCAGGAATTATTGCCATTAAGTTGGACAATGGGGATTATTTGATTGGTGCTGGAATAACCAAGGGTGAAAATGATATTGTTTTAGTATCTAATCACGGTAAGGCAGTGTGGTTTGGTGAATCTGATGTTAGAAGTATGGGAAGAAACGCCAGGGGTGTGAGGGGTATGAAGCTGACTGATGGCGGTGAAGTATTATCATTGTTAATAGCGGAAAATGAAGCACAGTCAGTTATGGTGGCTACAGAGAATGGCTATGGAAAAAGAACACAGCTGTCAGAGTTTAGAAGATCCGGAAGAGGGACGCAAGGTGTTAAAGCAATCCAAGTGAGCGATAGAAATGGCCAGGTGGTTGGTGCGAAACTTGTTGACGATCATGATGAATTAATGTTAATTACAACCGGTGGAGTTTTAATTAGAACTAGAGTAAGTGAAATACGTGAACTTGGTCGTGCCACTCAAGGAGTAACCCTTATTAATCTTGGTGATGATGAGAAGTTGAGAGGGTTGGAGAAGGTAGCTGAAAGCGAACATCATGATGAAGAGGATGGGGATATAGATTCGTGA
- a CDS encoding MFS transporter: MLPSEVMKKASEEFLNWNNTGMSVMEMSHRGKEYMSIFRKTEQDLRKVFQVPKNYHILFLQGGAITQNFMVPMNLLDNGTASYVVSGYWSKRTYNDALAFQNINLAASSESEDYVSPPEFSDWNFSQNDSYVHFCQNETIHGVEYFNTPTIDAPLVVDMSSTILSRQVDISKYGVIYAGAQKNIGPSGLTILIVRDDLLERSRIDTPTTYNWKIQSENDSMINTPTTYSIYMAGLVFAWLISCGGLSEVEKLNIKKSKLLYDYIDNSDFYYNEIKNDYRSRMNVPFRIRGDELTMKFVEEAESAGLYQLKGHRLVGGLRASIYNAMPIEGIEELLNFMNDFEKNNK, from the coding sequence ATGTTGCCATCAGAGGTCATGAAAAAGGCTTCAGAAGAATTCCTTAATTGGAACAACACAGGCATGTCTGTCATGGAAATGTCTCATCGCGGCAAAGAGTACATGTCTATTTTTCGAAAAACTGAACAGGATTTAAGAAAAGTTTTTCAAGTACCAAAAAATTACCACATCTTATTTTTACAAGGTGGAGCAATCACTCAAAATTTTATGGTACCAATGAACTTATTAGATAATGGGACAGCATCTTATGTGGTGTCTGGGTATTGGTCCAAAAGAACTTACAATGATGCACTTGCCTTTCAAAATATTAATTTAGCTGCATCTTCAGAATCTGAAGATTACGTGTCACCACCAGAATTTAGTGATTGGAATTTTTCACAAAATGATAGCTACGTTCATTTCTGTCAGAACGAGACGATTCATGGGGTTGAGTATTTTAATACTCCAACCATTGACGCTCCTTTAGTAGTTGATATGTCCTCAACAATTCTGTCTAGACAGGTTGATATATCAAAATATGGAGTCATTTATGCTGGAGCACAAAAAAATATAGGACCGTCTGGTTTAACGATTTTAATCGTTCGAGATGACTTGCTTGAGCGTTCAAGAATAGATACTCCAACTACTTATAATTGGAAGATTCAGTCAGAAAATGATTCAATGATTAATACTCCTACGACTTATAGTATTTATATGGCAGGTTTAGTGTTTGCATGGCTAATAAGTTGTGGTGGTCTTAGTGAAGTCGAAAAATTAAACATTAAAAAATCAAAATTACTTTATGATTACATTGATAACTCGGACTTTTATTATAATGAAATCAAAAATGATTATAGATCTAGAATGAATGTCCCTTTTAGAATCAGGGGTGATGAATTAACCATGAAATTTGTAGAGGAGGCAGAATCTGCTGGCCTATATCAGTTAAAAGGCCATCGACTGGTGGGGGGTCTTAGAGCTTCTATTTATAATGCCATGCCAATTGAAGGTATTGAAGAATTATTAAACTTTATGAATGATTTTGAGAAAAATAACAAATGA
- a CDS encoding prephenate dehydratase, with translation MSNLDKLRISIDNLDKKILELVSKRADCAKKIGTLKKDGVIYKPEREAQIYRKLIEENKGPLSSESIRSIFSSIISSCRALEKKLAVSFLGPQGTFSEEAAIKRFGNNIHFVPAASIDEVFSNVQSNESQYGVVPVENSTEGAVSRTLDLLLSSDLKICGEVILPIHHNLMASVSNLKSIKKVYSHGQSLAQCHNWLMNHLPNVETQVVFSNSEGVRLAKREKGSAAIASERAASLYTLKVIRENIEDEKTNTTRFLILSSQDTKKSGDDKTSIVVATKNKPGAIADLVQPFAKNKVSMTKLESRPAKIGMWEYVFFIDLDGHHDDPKIKKSLAEVESKASFLKHLGSYPKY, from the coding sequence ATGAGCAATCTGGATAAATTAAGAATCTCGATTGATAATTTAGATAAAAAAATATTAGAGCTTGTTTCTAAGCGAGCTGACTGCGCAAAAAAAATTGGTACCTTAAAGAAAGACGGGGTTATATATAAGCCTGAGCGTGAAGCACAAATATACAGAAAGCTGATTGAAGAAAATAAGGGACCATTATCCTCGGAATCGATTCGTTCAATTTTCTCATCAATTATTTCAAGCTGTAGGGCACTTGAAAAAAAATTGGCAGTGAGTTTTTTAGGCCCTCAGGGCACATTTAGTGAAGAGGCTGCTATTAAAAGATTTGGTAATAATATTCATTTTGTTCCGGCAGCAAGTATAGATGAGGTATTTAGCAATGTGCAATCAAATGAAAGTCAGTACGGAGTTGTCCCGGTGGAAAATTCCACTGAAGGTGCGGTAAGCCGTACGCTTGATCTACTTCTTAGCTCTGATCTTAAAATATGTGGCGAAGTGATTTTGCCTATTCACCATAATTTGATGGCATCAGTAAGTAATTTAAAGTCTATTAAAAAAGTATATTCTCACGGTCAATCTCTTGCTCAATGTCATAACTGGTTGATGAATCATTTACCAAATGTGGAAACTCAAGTTGTGTTTAGTAATTCCGAAGGTGTCAGGTTAGCAAAAAGGGAAAAGGGAAGTGCAGCTATTGCTAGTGAGAGAGCAGCAAGTTTATATACTTTAAAAGTTATTCGTGAAAATATTGAAGATGAAAAAACAAATACGACAAGATTTCTTATCTTATCTTCACAGGATACGAAGAAAAGTGGTGACGATAAAACCTCAATCGTTGTTGCAACAAAAAATAAACCAGGTGCCATAGCAGATCTAGTTCAACCATTCGCAAAAAACAAAGTAAGCATGACCAAACTTGAATCAAGACCTGCAAAGATTGGTATGTGGGAGTATGTTTTCTTTATTGATTTGGATGGTCATCATGATGATCCTAAGATAAAGAAATCCTTGGCTGAAGTGGAGTCAAAAGCAAGCTTTTTAAAGCATCTTGGTTCCTATCCAAAATATTAA
- a CDS encoding aspartate aminotransferase: MTIQFLKNLDNIEPYIGGMPIEELSRKIGIPEDKIIKLASNENPYGISPTVKKALLKFNDYELYPDGSGYKLIHKISEYFELETSQIVIGNGSNDILELAARVVLDQDSEVIFSEHAFAVYGLVTKAIGAREVTVPAIDYAHDLDGFLKQITSKTKLIFVANPNNPTGTLVDKSLLLNFLEKVPEHILVVLDEAYEEYLEENQRSDSFKWLNKFKNLLISRSFSKAYGLASLRVGFGAASKEIIAKINQIRQPFNVNSIAQMAALLSLSDVEFVIEGARKNREQKKYLENSFDNLGIEYIKSYGNFISFSLKSDENARGCYDYLLNKGIILRPIANYGMPEFLRVSIGTEDENKIFINCLTEFMGKIK; encoded by the coding sequence ATGACAATACAGTTTTTAAAAAATCTAGATAATATTGAACCGTATATTGGCGGCATGCCAATTGAGGAGCTATCCAGAAAAATTGGCATTCCAGAAGATAAAATTATTAAATTAGCTTCGAATGAAAATCCTTACGGCATCTCGCCTACTGTAAAAAAAGCTCTATTGAAATTTAATGATTATGAGCTATATCCTGATGGATCTGGTTATAAGTTAATTCATAAAATTTCAGAGTATTTCGAGCTTGAAACAAGTCAAATTGTAATTGGAAATGGATCAAATGATATTTTAGAGCTTGCTGCTCGTGTAGTTTTAGATCAAGACTCAGAAGTAATTTTTTCTGAACATGCCTTTGCGGTTTATGGATTGGTTACAAAAGCTATTGGGGCAAGAGAAGTGACTGTGCCTGCTATTGATTATGCTCATGATCTTGATGGTTTTCTCAAACAAATAACATCTAAAACAAAATTGATATTTGTAGCTAACCCCAATAACCCAACTGGAACCTTAGTAGATAAATCATTGTTGCTTAACTTCTTGGAAAAAGTACCAGAGCATATTCTAGTTGTGTTGGATGAAGCTTATGAAGAATATTTAGAAGAAAATCAAAGATCGGATTCGTTTAAATGGTTAAATAAATTTAAAAATTTATTAATAAGTAGAAGTTTTTCGAAAGCTTACGGATTAGCATCTCTTAGAGTTGGTTTTGGAGCTGCCTCAAAAGAAATCATTGCCAAGATTAATCAGATTAGGCAACCATTCAATGTTAATTCAATTGCTCAAATGGCTGCATTATTATCTCTATCGGATGTTGAATTTGTCATAGAAGGTGCAAGAAAAAATAGAGAACAAAAAAAATATTTAGAGAATAGTTTTGATAACCTTGGTATTGAATACATTAAAAGCTATGGAAATTTTATAAGCTTTTCACTCAAGAGTGATGAAAATGCGCGTGGTTGTTATGATTATTTGTTAAATAAAGGTATCATATTACGGCCAATTGCCAATTACGGTATGCCAGAATTCTTAAGAGTTAGCATTGGTACAGAGGATGAGAATAAAATATTTATTAATTGTTTGACTGAATTTATGGGAAAGATTAAATGA
- a CDS encoding 3-deoxy-7-phosphoheptulonate synthase (catalyzes the formation of 3-deoxy-D-arabino-hept-2-ulosonate 7-phosphate from phosphoenolpyruvate and D-erythrose 4-phosphate), which produces MIIVMDKSATQEQIDNVIDKIKDKGLDASVSKGIEKTVIGAIGDERILDPELLESLPGVQQALHIVKPYKIVAREWHNEDTIVNINGHLLGGENIQIISGPCSVETPSQMAAAAKAVKAAGVRLMRGGAFKPRTSPYSFQGIGFEGLDMFKEAASAQDLPIVTELLDVRHLDTFLEKGVDVIQIGTRNMQNFELLKEVGKVHVPVILKRGLSATISEWLMAAEYIASGGNHNIIFCERGIRTFETSYRNVMDVTAVPVLKRETHLPVIIDPSHAGGKAWMVPSLARAAIAAGADGLLVEMHPTPCEAWCDADQAIDASELKTLMSELTQIASILNRKI; this is translated from the coding sequence ATGATAATTGTGATGGATAAATCTGCCACTCAAGAGCAGATTGATAATGTTATCGATAAGATTAAAGACAAAGGTCTAGACGCATCTGTATCAAAGGGTATTGAGAAAACTGTTATCGGCGCTATTGGTGATGAACGCATTCTTGATCCAGAATTACTTGAGTCACTTCCTGGGGTCCAGCAAGCTTTACACATCGTAAAGCCATATAAAATTGTCGCTAGAGAATGGCATAATGAAGACACAATTGTAAATATCAATGGCCACCTACTTGGCGGTGAAAACATACAAATTATTTCTGGTCCCTGCTCCGTAGAAACACCTTCACAAATGGCTGCTGCAGCAAAAGCAGTGAAAGCTGCTGGCGTACGTTTGATGAGGGGAGGTGCATTTAAGCCTAGAACAAGCCCATATTCTTTTCAGGGAATAGGGTTTGAAGGTTTGGATATGTTTAAAGAAGCAGCCAGTGCACAAGACCTGCCCATAGTGACTGAGCTTCTAGATGTAAGACATCTGGATACCTTTCTTGAAAAAGGGGTTGATGTCATTCAAATCGGTACACGCAATATGCAAAATTTTGAGCTTCTGAAAGAGGTTGGAAAAGTACATGTACCTGTTATTTTAAAACGTGGATTGTCCGCAACTATATCTGAGTGGCTCATGGCTGCTGAATATATTGCCTCAGGAGGTAATCACAATATTATTTTCTGTGAGCGAGGTATCAGAACTTTTGAGACATCTTATAGAAATGTAATGGATGTAACTGCAGTACCTGTATTGAAACGTGAAACTCATTTACCAGTAATTATTGATCCTTCCCATGCTGGTGGAAAAGCATGGATGGTTCCATCACTTGCCAGAGCAGCAATAGCTGCTGGAGCGGATGGATTGCTGGTTGAAATGCATCCTACTCCCTGTGAGGCTTGGTGTGATGCTGATCAAGCAATTGACGCAAGTGAGTTAAAAACATTAATGTCTGAATTAACTCAAATTGCGTCCATATTAAATAGAAAAATCTAA